TtgtaaaacaaataaataagctATGACCTACACCAACACAAGAAATTGCTGTCCTTGGTAAATTACTTTCgaaagaacaaaaaaagaatattattttaaacattTAGGGTTGAttggtttttgtttttatttgtattatttcctgtttttaaaatttattaaaaatatacaatttattttattttatcttttgcACAGCATAATATTTAAACATACTATCTAGAAAgcaaaaaataaagacaaaaaccaatcatatcccCATAGTGTCATGTCTCACTTAattaaagaaaaggaaagaagtgGATATTTGTCTAACACAACTCACATATTCCATTGATAGGAAAGAATTTATACAATTATATCTATGTCGAGTTCACGTTATCGAAACTAATTTGACAAAAGTCCTATTCACTTTTGGTGGTTTCCCTTGTGAATCAATATTCACTAGTAAATTATAATAGTATCATTGCTTTTTCCTATAGGTATTATGTAGCTAGAAATGttatatataacaaaataaattttccgTTTTTAATTCTCTAACTACTTAGAATTCATAATGAACAATGTTAGGGGCCAGCAATATTTGTAACTGATAACTATCAATTAGCCATCAATAAttatttgatggtgtgagattgatgtgagatttcatccaatggttCACCTTTCTCTTCTCGTTACATACTAACTAAGAAATAATCTGTTAAGATCCCTCTTTGGTAGTGAAAGAGTAGGGAAAGGAGAGGTGTATGATGAAGAGTTAAGAGTAATAACCACAAGTGTGAGTTCTCTCTCTATCCTATACAGCACAAAAGCAGCCAAATGTGTTTGTGTTGCCGAGAATTTGAACATGTCATCACTGTTGGAACAGTTGTGACAAGTCCCTCTCTTCTTACGCGTTTCGTTTTGGGCCTAGTGCTCCATCTCATTACCCATTCTATTACACCATATTCTAACCTTATTATTgtcattattataataataaacatGGTCCCTGCTTTATATTTGAGCCCACATATTGTTCTGACCAAACACCATGTGCTACATCTtcgtattttaattttaaaaaaatatatcttttcgaTTTCCAACCATCATCTAATTAACTCATATTATTAGTCTAAGCGGTCTTTGATATCTCGATAGATCGTTATTTTATAAGGActatttaattacttaaaatGACATTATTTTGGCATTAAAAGAGACTGATATGTGTAAATAGTTAGAAGGCTACTCTATCATTTATTTTAGACTACTTAATTAATATTGGAGATTTTCTTTTAACCAATTTTCTTATTCAATGACATACAAGAATAGCCTGGCATACAGTACATATGGCATGTCCAATAAGAAATGAATGTAGCAATTTTGATATACCGGGActgaattttatatatatatatatatatttaaattattttttatattattttttattatataaagataTGTAACTactgaattttattttaagattttattaatatataaaaaaataatatcaataatactctgtaaaatcacaaaatactaatatttttatggtatatttagttaaaaataaaattgttacatatatttttttaattaaaatgagttcttttaaaatttttaaaaactaaaaaaaaaataataaattattaataattatctCAACGTACAGGTACTGTATAGAATATAAAATACAATTctcaaaataaaatcatatttaaaatagattatcataaaaaattaagataaatgtttttttataatataagtttaaaaaaattagtattttttttaagaaaaaatttaaaataaaaatgtgattATTAAAATATAACGGAGTAAATTATTATCTCTATAAAAATaagtatataaaaattaatttaaaaaatataaagatttaAGTGTgtaatattaaattagttaaataaaaatattaataaaaaattattaaaacttaaatttatcatatttttaaaaataattatatataaaattactaaatattttttattttatcatatatatatatatatatattagaagtGTCAAGGCCACTTGTCCTCCGTCCCTATGCCCAATGTACACAAGGATTCGATTCTCAACTCATGCTCAGAAAGAATGGTTTAAGAGCCTTTCTCATACTGTAGTGTGTATAATgtattaaagaaaaaaagaaaacataatcTGAGTACCATTATTGTACGTGGAATCAGACATACCTccattattattatcatatcATATATATGTGTCATTTACTTAGCAAGCAGAACTTACATAAATATCGAAGCAAAAGGAAAGGGAATATATACTATACTATACCATATtcatatcattattattattattcctaTCTTATCCTAACTTATAAGCTATGACTCATTTATGATTGGCAGATAACACCACGAAAAAGcatcaaaagaaaagaaaaaaacaaactTATCATATACATTAACACTTATATATATACCCTCTccttaattatctttatattatatatattgacAAGTAGTGGAGTGATGGTGGCCCTCAAGTTGAATAATTAAGAGGCAGCAATCTTCTCATAGGGTATGAGCCTATTGGTAGCCAATCTTGTAGAGTAGGCAGCGTTCTTGTATTCAAACCAAGTGAACTCTTTGTATAAGCTTTCCTTTCCAAGCATGAGGGAAGGCAATGGTGCAATCTTCTCACTCAATGGTGGACCAACAAAGTAAATCATTGATAGCCTTGATTTGTAACCGTTGTCCACTATCACTCTGTGCCTCACGCTCTTGAACCGTCCATTCGTCATAACCTTTATGTTTTGTGTGTCACCAAACGTAGCAAAAAATTCATGTTAGATTACTAATACATACTACACCAAATTGATACTATACTATAAGATATCATATATCATTAGTGCTACAAGAGTAAGCACAATTTACTACTTTCGTTTAATAATTAGCCAACAAATATACCTCAtgtatgttaaaaaaaaaatctaaatacactagtataatattaatataaatacaGTACTGACTAAAAATATTAATcagtataaataaaaattgtgaatctcaaatttttttttctcattatatataatattacacTATAATGACATAACGCGAAagcaaaacttttttttatgtataaaaaaaataaaattgaataaataaattcatGTGGTTTTGGGAAAAGGAGAGGGGGAGTTGAATAATGTGGCAGGtgcaataataattttaacaagTCAACCAAAATGTGCTCACACACATtcaaaaaagcaaaaaggagaagTTTATCTACATGCAGAAAAACTACTATTTCCACTTGTTATTATCCATTGacaacaataaaattaaaaattttaaaacaaaaaaggttagaaatccaaaaaacaaaacacttaTATTTGTCATTTCTCTTTTATGTACCTGAAGTGAATCACCAACATTGACAAAGAAGGAACTGTGATCAGGAGGAACAGGAATCCAGTTTCCATCACCAACATCAATCTGAAGGCCAGAGGTGTTATTGGATCTCAGAAGAGAAATTATTTGTGGGTCAGTGTGCTCTCCAAAACCAACCATGTTAGTGGTgttgttcttgttcttgttcttgttctcATCACCACCACCTCCGCCATTGGAAGCAGGGTAGTGGTTCACCCTGAAAGCAGAGTCACTCTGCTCATCCATCACAAGCTTGCTCAGCACGTTTCGTTCCTCAATCTTCAGCCCTTCCGCCATTAACTCAAGAACCTCGCACGCCATCTTCCTCATCGCTTGCATGTACTCGTTCAAAGCACACCTAATAAAACCACACACAcacaataataaattaaacttcGCTAAGTTTACACCCTTTATAATAAATACGGTTTTAACATTAATGTTTTTTATAACTAAACACacgatttttttattttattaattaaaaaataatttaaataataattatctAAAACTTTGATTCTAGTGTTATCCCTTTAGCTTACGGGACCATGCCAAAATACATGGTAAGATTCACGTATATTACCTGAATTGCTCTGAGTTTTGATCAGAAGGTAGTGTGAGAGTGTTGGAGTGTTGTGAATTGGTTTTAAGGAGAAGGTACTCGATCCAACCGACGTCGCCGTTGTAACCGAGGCGCTTGTTGCCGTACCCGAAGGGGTTGGCAAGGCCGACCTTCTCCTTGTCGCTCAGCGGCAAGGAGAAGAATTTGGTAGCCTCCTCTTCGAGGAGGGAAATGGCGTCCATAGGGACGCCGTGGTTTATGACTTTGAAAAACCCGAAGTCTTCACAGGCCTTCACTATGAGGGCCTGTGCATCGGGTTTTGAAAGGTCCACTATGGGAATAGTCACCACCGGCGGTGAGAATGTGGCTGCTCTGTTATTGCTACAGTTTCTCATGTATGAGTAttgcatttttctttgtttgtctGTTATTGGTGATTGAGAAGATTTGTgtatggaagaagaagaagaagagagataTTTGAAGAGGGTGAAAGAGTTGATAAGGCTTTTTGAGAAGAGGGGTTTGCTTGAAGAAAAAACGGCTAAGCTTGTTTCCTATTTATACAAGAAGCAAAGCTTTGGTAGGGACAGAGCAGGAATAGAAACAGTGAcaagaatatatttttatttcaaaatatgTTTATCTTCATAACATAAATTTACAAGCTAAAATatcatatgaatttttttatctcACATTGGTTAAGTAAGGAAATAGTTTTTACTGTCTATGTAATGAGGAATACTCCTTATTCTTTCAGCTAGTTTTTTTCACTTTTACGGTATTTTTATAGTCTcagtttaattttattataagagTAGTATTAGGGATTAGCAAATTGTTATAATTTGTAGCTATTAAGTAAttattaatgatatttttaatggtATGAGATTTCATTCAATTACgtagaattatttttttttgttggctAATTAGAATTTAATAAAGTTGCTCGTACTTAAACTTTTCTTTATTACATATACAAAATAatagtatattaaaatttttgagatTATATGTTATAATTAGTAgtttaaaactaaatataaatttattattctaatattcaatttcaaatttatttaattatataaaatgataaattttaattaatttctattaaaaataaatcgTCTAATATGTTGGGATAAGTCtcattttatcaaatattttcaatagaaaatgaaatttgaaaataattactTCCTATACTTAGCAGACTTAAAGTTCTAGAAGCTCTATTGAAATTGTTGTTAATGTacatttatttttgtttataattataaaaataaaagacaaatAGGTTGATATATGAAAAATGACTAAACtaaaatattcataattttttgtaaatataGAGTggtcattattattttatactattttttacAACCGacctttttctttaaataatggACATCACAATCCTGCCGAAAAAAGTAGTCCAGTCATCACCTACCTGAGCATTATATTTACTAGGATTTCTCCCACTAAAATATACAAGACAACTTTATCACATTGAAAAAAGTAAGTAGTTGCATCGATGAGATTCCTTTAAGGTTTTCTTCATTGTATCTGATATATATGTTTTCCCTTGTTTCTATTTTGGTGAAACATTAAGccttttattagtttaattaattattccTTTACTCTATGTTCACATTTGTAGATAGTGCACGCAGCTCATTTTGCACCGCTGAGAGTGCCATCTACCTTTTTTTCCTTCTGGTAACTTTGCTAATGATAATAACTAACAGCAATGTTAAAAACAAAACGTTTATAATATTTCATCTACCTTActtgttaattaaaaattttaatatattataaattattataacaataaattttattcataattaaatatatttgttcttaaataaatttaaaaaatttaatctttataTAATCACAGttagaaaaaattatatcaatatCTAATCATGTAttgttatattattaaaaataattaattttaaataaactaTTTAAAAGGTCATTTAAacttataaattaataaaattacaatgttttgtatttacaaattttaaaattaaaaatacaattatttaaattatgaatatattaaaattttaaataacaaaaaaaaatcgataaattagaagataagcttccATGTCATGCATGCACCTATATCGTCACGTTTTTGGTGCAGTTGCGTGTTTAATTTAGTGTAAACAGAGCAACAAGCATTGAAACATTTTAGTTCGGGTAAAATGATGAAGGGAcactttgaattttttaaaattaatattcaaaCTGCCATCATGAAGTCATTATTACGTTTCTCCTCATCCAAGTCCAGACTTTATTAGTTTCTCAAGTACATTTAATTTGTTTCAACttttccatttttctttcttcaattcATGCTCATATTGAATTAATCAATGTTGTAAGTTTGTAcagataatatatattaaatgaGTCATTTTATAtgactaataaaatttattaatttttattaatatttgattaattttaaattttaaatatgaaattttaaatttaaaaaataaatattaaattttaataatataaaaataaaataaaattttaatagtataaaattaaaataatgacctaaaatattaactaatattaataaaaaattaatcttttaataattttatatgaaatatttataaatctagaaattatttttaatatgaaaatgaAGATAATGTTTTGGTTGAATATTGATATTTGAAGTGTATTGCTGTATTGTAGATGTGCAGAAAATGCTGAGATAATACGCAAAGAGAGCGTGTTGCTGTAataccctaatattcaaatccttattcTCGAGTCATAAGTTAATGAAATAAAGTGGTACGACTCTCAAGGTgcattataatatatattgaaagaaaatattaaacGAAAAGCTTGAAAATGAGTAAAATAAAACCGTGAACGGAGACTCCCACGTATcgataaaatagaagataaagCGCATCTTAAAACGAATGTAAAGATAAGCAATAATGAAGGATAAGATAAGGCCAGGATAGgatataagtatataacataagtaaatagccattAGTCGTGACTCGCAAAGTTTAGGCTAGTTAGGGTTACAAAGGTAAAAGCAGTTGACAACAGAATTTTCTATCTCTCCCAAGGATACATCATCGcatctataggcaagttccaaaataGTTAATTGCATACATAtaagttttttcaaaataaagaatgagagattctaagcaaaagtAATATAGAGTCCAATGATCTTTACCATCTTTCAGATAAACCACAGTTTACTGTTGAGCACCTGGACCTACATCTGAAAAACAGAGAATATATACAGAATGAAGACCCCCGATCCATGGGTTCCTAGTACGATAAAAATTCTAAATAAGTACAATGCactataataaaaactcactaaacATCTTGATCTTCCTTTTATCAATTATTCACCCTAAGTTCTCATCTTTCCCAACCTTCCAAACTTTCCAACTTCCAATTTATTACAGAACCATGACTAGAACCAACACCAGCTAGCCGACTCAGTAATTCTATATTAATACATCATATCTTTATCTGAAATAAGTGAAATCACTTCACTGCGTCTACTAAGAGAACTCAATTTATCTCATTCAATATTCATCATTGTTAATTAATCACTTCATCATTTTATTTCCATCAAGGACAGTCCTCAACGTCAACCGACACTAGCATGAGGgacctctcagttgtacaagCACAAACAATAcaaacaagtaatacacaagTAAGGCAATTAAGGAAAGTAGCATTTAAATATGTAACATATTCAAATAGGCAAACTCATACAATTAAGCAAATCCAAACAaatcaaacatatgcaaatgatgtatgcctgtcctatggccaatgagctcatctgtcgatTATACAGCCAACCCAACACACCCGATAGCTAACCTAGATATCATCTCTCAACACGAAGGAAATCCTCAACCTTCAAGGGGAGAATCCTCAACCTCCAATTTAGAGAGAGATTGTGATGTAATAATAGGGAATCCTCAACCTAACTCATTGACACCACAGCCAGGAATCGAATCGAAGAAAATCTTCAACCTTCTCcattcaattctttgttgtagTAAGAGAGTGAATCATCAATCCCGCTTGCCCACCGCAATAAGAGAGGGAATCCCCAACCTTATCTTGTCTGTTACAGCAAGAGAGAGAATACTCTATCTCATCTTGTTTATCAGTAAACGGGATCCAACTGCCGTCTTCACCATTTCAATTCAAAATTCATTTCAATTCAACACAAGCAAACATACCCGCAATCTGAATTAATAATTACAGAATTAAATCGAAGAGAATTCTCGACCTTCTATTCAACTCTATAGTGTGACAAGTGAGGGAATCCTCAACCTCAAGCTCGTCTACTATAACAAGAGAAGGAATCATCGACCTCAACTTGTTCATCACAACAAGTGAGAGAATCTCCAATCTCAACTTGCCCTTACGTGAGTGTGATAACACCACCATCCTCACAACACAAATCTTATTGTCTCTTTAATTATAATCACAGCACGAGAGAGGGAATCATCGACCTCAACTCACCTATTCATCCTGCGATATAGTGTCCGTCACACTTCACCATTATTATCTTGTCCAAAACTTCACTCACTTATACAACATATAACTTGAAGGGAATTCTCAACCTCCCCAATCTACTATCATTCACCAATTATCAATAACTTACACCCATCACTCATTTCGGTCATTATAATCATCATTCTCATCATACTCAATTTTTACtcctcatcacattcatcctcATCACGCATCACTTTACATCTTATTCATTTTCGTTAATTTCACTAACTTAACTCTTTAGATTTAGTCTCTAACTCTTCCTTTCTTAATTACACCAGCTCTATACTCTTATCAGtgtttataaatatttaaaagattaGAAGAATAGTTAAAAGACTTAAAAATACACTTTAGCAAAATCTGGAGATTGTGCGTACACGTGCCTGTAGCTCGTGTACGCATGGTTGAAATTTTGGGTGTCGCGTACGCGCATCCTTGTCTGCGTACACGAGTCCTTGTCCGCATATGCAAGTGGGCAATTTTGACACTGCCGCATATGCATGCCTCCTTTCGCGTACGCAGGACCACTGGACAACGCCCAGTGTCCGCGTCACGTGGCACCTCCGCGTATGCGAATGTTGTAGAATTGCCAAAAAGATGTTAAGTGTAAAAATAAGTTTTTGAACCCAATCTTCAAACATTCATATATTTTGGTACAAAATTCATTTTTCAACCATTATTGAACCATTGGAAAGATCgataaataaattttcataaaaatctaattatgaAAATTTTCCAACTCCGAGGATCGAGTTACGACCTGTTGAAGTTGATCAAAACTCTGTTTTTACCAAAAACACACATTTACCAATTTTCCAAAGATTCACAAGCCTCAATCATTTTCAACCAACAAAATGAACCCAAACTAACGCAATCCATATATTCACACTCAACCAAATCCAAACCTACTCCATCTACATATTCCAACTCAAATACATCCATTCAACATTTCAAAAACCTCATTTTCTACTATTCCATCAATCAATTAAATTCTCATATATTCCATACCAATTCTTCATTCAATTTCATACATTATCACATAATTTAATCATCACTTACCGTTCTTACCTTTTTCCAACCTCCGACTCAAAATTCATTAATTCAACACATATATAACTCATAAATGCACAATTCATCATCAATCACCAATTACAATCAACACAATAACTACGCATCATCCAAATCATCAATTATCAGAACATATCTTCTACACATACCAAATCTACCCAAATACACAATTCAAAcctaatcctaggggcatctaacctagaaattctcatcacaccacacggtacttaaatgaaattTAAATCGTACCTTTAGTGATGGCAGTTTACATCCAACACTTGAGTTCTCCACTCCAAGTTCTCTCAAAATCTCCACAAGCAAACTCTAAGTTCCAAATGTGTACCAAACTCACCCAACAACACTAACATAACTAATTTCACATATACATTAATCTAGGATTTACAAAATCTCATAAATCAGAAGGATTTAAGAATTTCTTACTTTAACTCATGAAATTAGTTAATAAAACTCATCAATAACTCATACTAGAGCAcccctaaacaaccaaaatcacaagatttcctCAAAATCCAAACCAAAACTCGAAATTAGAGGAAAAATGAAATTAGACAGAAAATTATTAGATGCTCACCACAATACATAGATAGAATTGAAGAAAGTGAGGAGAGCAACGTGtagccgcaaacggctcgtcaatcagaGTACCAGAgaaaaagttatggtgatttaaAGTTTGATAGAGTTAGGATTTTCTCTCTTCTATTCCTCTCTTCTCCATTTCAGCgcccctctctctttctctagGGTCAATGAGGCGGAATGCTCATAACTAaggtttatatatgttggatcTTGGACCAAACTTGAACCCAGTTCACATATATAGCCCGTTTAGTCTAACTTTGAgccaaaatttttaagattagCGTTTTAATGTgcgttttaaatatttttacattcTCAATTCATTATTTCTATTTTGTTAAACTTTCTCACTCAATTAATTTTCTCAGCTACAGTGTCGGACAGATTTCGGTCGGTACTACCGGTCAAATTTTCAACGCATGTTTTTACGCAAAAAACTATGTTTTTggactcagaaaaattcactaagtccaaatatcatatttaaattgtCAAATTTCGATTGCTAatttttctaactatttttgttcatattcaattaattacttaattaattacgATTTGACCGAATTTTACCATTGTTGCAGCTTGACATGTGTCTAACAGACACCTTACAAAATTCACCCACCTGTAATTACACTAAATAATTCAATCATTTTCAACAAAagaccaattttttttatataaaaagatAGTCTTATAGATCTCCAActgcttgcttttttctttttttttcccgGTCTACtgatattaaataaaaaattaataacaatacAATTAATAATAGgagtaattacccaaatcagtCCCTGAGGATTTCAGAATCagacattttagtccccaaggaaaattaatacacagattAATCTCCAAGGTTTTACTCCGGCAGACAAATCAGTCCCCAGTTCATTTTCCGGCAGTGTAATTACCCAGATCAGTCCCCAGAGATTTTAAAAAcggacattttagtccccaagAAAAACTAATGTACAAATCAATCCCCAACGTTTCTCTCTGTTAGACATAATAGTCCCctgtccaaaaataaaataaaataaaattattattattattattaattgcacaataatattgtactatattttttgtattttttggacaaaaataatgataaatttatttattaaattcttatatatatatatatagtgtcaataataataataataaaattagtagagattattttacaagaaatttaaagttaaaaccatttgatatttttgtatttaatataatcaaaagatgtccttggtaaaaaaaaaatatatatgtttgtattaaaaaatatgtattaaaagaaaatattttaatttggattaatattaaatacatatttttttaatacaaacattttttttaaaatattacatcttttgattatattaaatataaaaatatcaaatagttttaaccttgaatttcttgtaaaataatctctaataattttatttattattattattattattattgagtgattatatatatatatatatatatatatatatatataagaatttaatgaataaatcattatttttatctaaaaaatacaaaaaatcatggtataataattattatgtaattaataataatagtatatcttttaattatattaaatacaaaaatatcaaatgattttaattaataataataataatcaataaaattattagagattattttataagaaattcaaggttaaaattatttgatatttttatatttaatataatcaaaagatgtaatattttaaaaaaaatgtttgtattaaaaaaatatgtatttaatattaatccaaattaaaatattttcttttaatacatattttttaatacaaacatatatattttttttttaccaaggacatcttttgattatattaaatacaaaaatatcaaatggttttaactttaaatttcttgtaaaataatctctactaattttattattattattattgacactatatatatatatataagaatttaataaataaatttatcattatttttgtccaaaaaatacaaaaaatatagtacaatattattgtgcaattaataataataataataattttattttattttatttttggacagGGGACTATTATGTCTAACAGAGAGAAAC
The Arachis stenosperma cultivar V10309 chromosome 7, arast.V10309.gnm1.PFL2, whole genome shotgun sequence genome window above contains:
- the LOC130941728 gene encoding gibberellin 2-beta-dioxygenase 1-like; this encodes MQYSYMRNCSNNRAATFSPPVVTIPIVDLSKPDAQALIVKACEDFGFFKVINHGVPMDAISLLEEEATKFFSLPLSDKEKVGLANPFGYGNKRLGYNGDVGWIEYLLLKTNSQHSNTLTLPSDQNSEQFRCALNEYMQAMRKMACEVLELMAEGLKIEERNVLSKLVMDEQSDSAFRVNHYPASNGGGGGDENKNKNKNNTTNMVGFGEHTDPQIISLLRSNNTSGLQIDVGDGNWIPVPPDHSSFFVNVGDSLQVMTNGRFKSVRHRVIVDNGYKSRLSMIYFVGPPLSEKIAPLPSLMLGKESLYKEFTWFEYKNAAYSTRLATNRLIPYEKIAAS